In Bombus fervidus isolate BK054 chromosome 11, iyBomFerv1, whole genome shotgun sequence, a single genomic region encodes these proteins:
- the Rme-8 gene encoding receptor mediated endocytosis 8 isoform X1 — protein sequence MMPIKDNQDVACFLVTKHSWKGKYKRIFSIGSMGITTYNPTTLEVTNKWEYLDFISVQPTNRNQLGLHEFSITMRKERKIDNMKFSSEYRAHLLTEALKYRNQFAEKPKEILRYQAYKHHWSDTRLPVVLEVTPYSLDQLDPATNMVLASYCYKDFEGILTMKDYSNGFVIVCGGFGRLHLFASQHMEEIKKKLLESAMNNLGISIKVLKEPIKLDDFVAQRLGKFSADEHITSVSEFTVHKYSSRHIDPQRRTLCLSDTCLLERDPQTYNICTLRPLSDIFALIRDNENPQLFTIQYLNGQTRSYTATDRDSLLASLLDGVRASGNRDVHVRMYPVPRGKRLGPLNLPVDEEVETSHVKFLQQPPSGRSFAEILERFNANIPYSGLNYSVTQDDVVPLEWTATTLQLHIYHMMNNYLQGLFTENKDKIILGALNALVNKELETNSEIEAQFHALRRLVASKIGFTAFTTLLGFREAIGHKVVKALKRQDYGVTQAAIDCICALMQPMHDDCDLRQEQLNKSSLLSSNKFLENLLDMWINHINHGTGALVVSAMLDLLTFALCVPYSETTDGKHFDNLLEMVAARGRSLFKLFQHPSLAIVKGAGLIMRAIIEEGAPEVAAKMQELALAEGALPRHLLNSLFTIGTDGRLLTHRQLCRHLVGLWVTGHPTAMGLLKRIMPVGLLNYLDSDEKVPDSFLEKERLNNRDNLKIAIDHASKNKKSPQWIAIERQMRVVEKHVEHALQHWGARIGIERKEKIKERPIVLRKRRERIKSEANWNLFYYKFNQDHSLPNLIWNHKTREELRTALENEIRAFSSDKDLAGGTLIAWNHREFEVQYQCLSDEVKIGDYYLRLLLEKDSPDSPIRKSYEFFNDLYHRFILTTKVEMKCLCLQAMTIVYERYYEDIGPFSDTKYIVGMLERCTDRMERDRLVMFINKLILHRRNVKDIMDQNGVRTLVDLLTLAHLHTSRAVVPTQTNVIEAGPQQQQVMEKEWYYNDGDQRKGPISLKDLKELYHTNQITYKTKVWAQGLDGWRMISQVPQLKWTLVAKGTPVINESELATLILNILIKMCEYFPSRDVDDAVIRPLPRMKRLLSDLQCLPHIVQLLLTFDPVLVEKVATLLCEIMRDNADVSKIYLTGVFYFILMYTGSNVLPIARFLQLTHTKQAFRSDDNVSSDIMQRSILGQLLPDAMVSYLENHGAEKFAQIFLGDYDTPEAIWNAEMRRMLIEKIATHIADFSPKLRSHTMARYQYIAIPAIRYPQLEKELFCQIFYLRHLCDTVKFPQWPIPEPVHLLKDVLDAWKKEVEKKPPLMTMDEAYKALQLSSGKQHNEAEVRKSYYKLAQMYHPDKNPQGRDKFEAVNQAYEFLCSRSCWSTDGPNPDNIVLILRTQSILFHRYSDELRPYKYAGYPQLIKTIKLETDDEQLFSKSAPLLAAASELAYHTVHCSALNAEELRREGGLDVLLEAYTRCVSVLNKSSKLNDIAVQVCMHITRCFSVAGSFRGCKDRIIELPQLVKDLCRILHFKHLTKLCSVATECVSSLATDSALQMQLLQSGALWHLLLFMFNYDYTLEEGGVERNQDENRQEVANNLAKLAVRACARLGGYMTGENETPVNPVTVAALESLLTPYLARQLSKDKPEEILKILNSNCSNPYLIWDNGTRAELNEYLEAKRQERLNGNDSFEHDFSDFKYSVHADELIIGEIFVKVYNEQPNFPIENPKSFTINVLDFLSESSKYLTSVGNMALAKKDQEKLEHIVMSLEALKNVIKNNPGIELQCIGHFRLLFGLLSCNNFKFIQKNALEVISNVTKNQECVDDIAANEVIVHLLLALNSLQECQLLILETLYALMSSTKIVKDALSKGAVVYVLDLFCNSSNTQIRETAAELLGKMSSDKLAGPKVKLDLSRFLPRLFSEAIRDAPKQCVHMFETKHENPELIWDDNAKARVSRIVGELKDEYYMLQRRNSNAILKLPDTQSNIDIATNEPAVGGVYLRLFIASPAWALRKPKEFLSELMDTTLALMSKEKTDSDMLELTTQALVNLLQAQPSLADQVPSLGHIPRLCRQMAMQNNQPSVYKTAILILHQLAASDICISSICQTECISPLKHAMQSRRDMIAIACETLNRLFSTNEDRLIKQALDAEMVPYLLNILEGRLDVIENPATAKAQIVKALKAMTRSLLLGEKVNAILEKSSVWAEYKDQRHDLFISNTTNSGYLTAGTPVSAGYLTAGPSTTLTTGPPPVDKEDSLINRNDSI from the exons ATGATGCCGATAAAGGATAACCAGGATGTGGCATGTTTTCTGGTCACAAAACATTCATGGAAAGGAAA GTACAAACGTATCTTTTCAATTGGATCCATgggtataacaacatataatcCTACTACATTAGAAGTTACAAATAAATGGGAATACTTAGATTTTATAAGTGTGCAACCAACAAACAGAAATCAATTAGGTCTGCATGAATTTAGTATAACAATGCGCAAAGAACGAAAAATTGACAATATGAAATTTAGTTCAGAATACAGAGCTCATTTATTAACTGAAGCTCTGAAATATAGAAACCAATTTGCTGAGAAACCTAAAGAAATTTTG AGGTATCAAGCTTATAAACATCATTGGTCTGATACAAGATTACCTGTTGTGTTAGAAGTGACACCATATAGTCTTGACCAATTAGATCCAGCAACCAATATGGTATTAGCCAGTTATTGTTATAAAGATTTTGAAGGAATTCTTACAATGAAAGATTATTCTAATGGATTTGTAATTGTATGTGGTGGATTTGGACGTTTACATCTTTTTGCTTCTCAACAcatggaagaaattaaaaaaaagctGCTGGAATCAGCTATGAACAATTTAGGTATCAGCATAAAAGTTTTGAAAGAACCAATCAAATTAGATGATTTTGTTGCTCAGAGGTTGGGTAAATTTAGTGCTGATGAACATATAACAAGTGTATCAGAATTTACTGTTCATAAGTATTCATCTAGACATATAGATCCTCAGAGAAGAACTCTTTGTCTTTCTGATACTTGTTTATTGGAAAGAGATCCTCagacatataatatttgtactcTTAGACCTCTGTCAGATATTTTTGCGTTGATTCGTGACAATGAAAATCCACAATTATTTACTATACAGTATCTCAATGGTCAAACACGTAGTTATACTGCAACGGATAGAGATTCTTTGTTAGCTTCCTTATTGGATGGAGTTAGAGCATCTGGTAATAGAGATGTTCATGTCAGAATGTATCCAGTACCTAGGGGGAAAAGACTTGGACCTCTTAATTTACCTGTTGATGAAGAAGTTGAAACATCTCATGTTAAGTTTCTTCAACAACCACCAAGTGGACGTAGTTTTGCTGAAATTTTGGAAAGATTTAATGCAAATATTCCCTACAGTGGTCTTAATTACTCTGTTACACAAGAT gatgttgTACCGCTTGAATGGACTGCAACAACATTACAACTTCACATATACCATATGATGAATAACTACTTACAGGGTCTTTTTActgaaaataaagataaaattattcttggTGCTTTAAATGCGTTGGTCAATAAGGAATTAGAAACAAACAGTGAAATAGAAGCACAATTCCATGCTCTAAGGAGATTGGTTGCTAGCAAAATTGGTTTTACTGCATTTACAACTCTTCTTGGATTTAGAGAAGCTATTGGACATAAAGTTGTGAAAGCTTTGAAAAGACAAGATTATGGTGTAACACAAGCTGCTATAGATTGTATTTGTGCTCTCATGCAACCAATGCACGATGATTGTGATTTAAGACAAGAACAGTTAAATAAAAGTAGCCTTCTCAgtagtaataaatttttggaaaatttactTGATATGTGGATTAACCATATT aatcATGGTACAGGTGCTCTGGTAGTCTCTGCCATGCTTGACCTCTTAACTTTTGCTCTGTGTGTACCGTATAGTGAAACGACCGATGGTAAACACTTCGATAATCTTCTAGAAATGGTCGCCGCAAGAGGAAGATCGCTTTTTAAACTGTTCCAACATCCGTCGCTAGCTATTGTTAAAGGTGCTGGATTAATAATGAGAGCGATTATCGAAGAAGGTGCACCGGAAGTAGCTGCAAAAATGCAAGAACTTGCTCTTGCGGAAGGAGCTTTACCAAGACATCTATTAAATAGTCTTTTTACTATTGGTACTGATGGTAGACTGTTGACACATAGACAATTGTGTAGACATCTTGTAGGACTTTGGGTTACAGGACATCCTACAGCTATGGGACTGTTGAAAAGGATTATG CCTGTTggtttattaaattacttaGACTCCGATGAAAAAGTACCCGATTCGTTTCTTGAGAAAGAACGATTGAACAATCGTGATAATTTAAAGATAGCTATAGATCACGCatcaaaaaataagaaaagccCACAGTGGATTGCGATCGAACGTCAAATGCGTGTAGTTGAAAAACATGTAGAACATGCTCTTCAACACTGGGGAGCTAGGATTGGGATCGAACGTAAAGAGAAAATCaaagaacgtcctatagtattaAGAAAACGCAGAGAAAGAATTAAATCGGAAGCAAATtggaatttgttttattataagtTCAATCAGGATCATTCACTGCCGAATTTAATTTGGAATCATAAAACACGTGAAGAATTAAGAACCGCGCTTGAGAATGAAATTCGCGCGTTCAGTTCTGACAAAGATTTAGCAGGAGGAACCCTAATTGCTTGGAATCATAGAGAATTTGAAGTACAGTATCAGTGCCTGTCAGATGAAGTGAAAATCGGTGATTATTATTTAAGGCTTTTGTTGGAAAAAGATAGTCCAGACAGCCCAATAAGAAAATC atatgaattttttaacgactTGTACCATAGATTCATATTAACAACAAAAGTCGAAATGAAGTGCCTTTGCTTGCAAGCAATGACTATAGTATATGAACGATACTATGAAGATATTGGTCCATTTTcggatacaaaatatattgtagGAATGCTGGAACGTTGTACAGATAGAATGGAACGTGATAGACTAGTCATGTTCATAAATAAACTTATATTACATAGAAGAAATGTAAAAGATATAATGGATCAAAACGGAGTACGCACATTAGTCGATCTCTTAACTTTGGCTCATTTACACACATCTAGAGCAGTTGTACCTACACAAACTAATGTAATAGAAGCAGGACCACAACAACAACAGGTTATGGAAAAAGAATGGTATTACAATGACGGAGATCAGCGGAAAGGTCCTATAAGTTTGAAAGATTTAAAGGAATTGTATCATACAAATCAGATTACATACAAAACGAAAGTTTGGGCACAAGGATTAGACGGATGGCGAATGATTTCGCAAGTTCCTCAATTAAAATGGACATTAGTCGCGAAAGGGACACCAGTAATAAATGAAAGTGAATTAGCAACATtgattctaaatattttaatcaaaatgtGCGAGTATTTTCCAAGTAGAGACGTTGATGACGCGGTAATTAGACCTCTGCCGCGCATGAAGCGGTTATTATCAGATCTTCAGTGCCTACCTCATATTGTTCAACTTTTATTAACGTTTGACCCGGTTTTAGTTGAAAAAGTAGCTACTTTATTATGTGAAATAATGCGAGATAACGCAGATgtttcgaaaatttatcttaCTGGTGTCTTCTATTTCATATTAATGTACACTGGTTCAAACGTTTTACCAATAGCGAGATTTTTACAATTAACTCATACGAAACAGGCATTTAGAAGTGATGAT AATGTATCATCAGACATCATGCAACGGAGTATTCTTGGACAACTTTTACCTGATGCAATGGTTAGCTATTTAGAAAATCATGGCGCGGAAAAATTTGCGCAAATATTTCTTGGTGATTACGATACACCAGAAGCAATATGGAATGCTGAAATGAGAAGAATGCTTATTGAAAAAATAGCAACGCATATAGCAGATTTCTCACCAAAATTAAGAAGCCATACTATGGCTAGATATCAATACATTGCTATACCTGCGATAAGATACCCACAATTAGAGAAGGAATTATTctgtcaaatattttatctaagACATCTTTGTGATACTGTAAAATTCCCACAGTGGCCTATTCCTGAACCG gTACATTTATTGAAAGATGTGTTAGATGCATGGAAGAAGGAAGTAGAAAAGAAACCACCATTGATGACAATGGATGAAGCTTATAAAGCCCTTCAATTGTCCAGTGGAAAACAACATAATGAGGCTGAAGTTAGAAAATCATATTATAAACTTGCGCAAATGTATCACCCTGATAAAAATCCACAAGGCAGA gataaATTCGAGGCTGTTAATCAGGCatacgaatttttatgtaGCCGAAGTTGTTGGTCGACTGACGGTCCAAATCCTGATAACATAGTGCTTATTTTAAGAACACAGAGCATTCTCTTCCATAGATACTCCGACGAACTTAGACCTTACAAATACGCAGGTTACCCGCagttaattaaaacaatcAAACTAGAAACAGACGATGAGCAATTATTCTCAAAATCCGCGCCATTATTGGCAGCCGCTAGCGAACTTGCATATCACACAGTACACTGTTCTGCATTAAACGCGGAGGAACTTCGCAGAGAAGGAGGATTAGATGTTTTATTAGAAGCTTATACACGATGCGTTTCTGTCCTAAATAAATCGAGTAAACTTAATGATATAGCAGTGCAGGTATGCATGCATATCACTAGATGCTTCTCGGTTGCTGGGTCCTTCAGGGGCTGCAAAGATAGGATTATTGAACTACCACAATTAGTGAAAGACCTCTGTAGAATATTACACTTCAAG catttaacaaaattatgttCGGTGGCAACAGAATGCGTTTCTTCCCTTGCCACGGATAGTGCGTTACAAATGCAACTTTTACAATCTGGTGCTTTATggcatttattattatttatgtttaattaCGATTACACGTTGGAAGAAGGTGGCGTTGAAAGAAATCAAGACGAAAATCGTCAGGAAGTGGCAAATAATTTAGCGAAATTAGCAGTTCGAGCATGTGCAAGATTAGGTGGTTACATGACAGGAGAGAATGAAACACCTGTTAATCCTGTTACTGTTGCCGCGTTAGAAAGTTTATTAACGCCTTATCTAGCTCGTCAACTCTCGAAGGATAAACctgaagaaatattaaaaatcttaaaCTCGAATTGCTCCAATCCATATTTGATTTGGGATAACGGAACGAGAGCAGAATTGAACGAATACTTAGAAGCTAAACGACAAGAAAGATTAAATGGCAATGATAGTTTTGAACATGATTTTAGTGACTTTAAATATAGCGTCCATGCCGATGAACTTATTATTggagaaatatttgtaaaagtatACAATGAACAACCCAATTTCCCTATAGAG aaCCCCAAAAGTTTTACAATTAATGTACTTGACTTTTTGTCTGAATCGTCAAAATATTTGACATCAGTGGGCAATATGGCATTAGCTAAGAAGGATCAAGAGAAATTGGAACATATTGTTATGTCTTTAGAagcattaaaaaatgttataaaaaataatccagGAATTGAATTACAATGTATAGGACACTTCAGATTATTATTTGGACTTCTGAGTTGTAATAACTTCAAGTTTATACAGAAAAACGCACTTGAAGTTATTAGTAATGTTACAAAGAACCAAGAATGTGTAGACGATATCGCGGCAAACGAGGTTAtagtacatttattattagcTTTAAATTCTCTGCAGGAGTGTCAGTTGCTAATATTGGAAACTTTGTATGCTCTGATGAGCTCCACGAAGATCGTAAAAGATGCACTGTCTAAAG gGGCTGTTGTATACGTTCTTGATCTATTCTGTAATTCAAGTAACACTCAGATACGCGAAACAGCCGCAGAATTGCTTGGCAAAATGTCGTCTGATAAGTTGGCTGGACCAAAAGTAAAACTAGATTTGTCTAGATTTTTACCCAGATTATTTAGTGAAGCTATTAGGGATGCTCCGAAACAATGTGTGCATATGTTTGAAACAAAACACGAGAATCCTGAATTAATATGGGATGATAATGCCAAAGCTAGAGTGTCGAGGATCGTTGGGGAATTAAAAGACGA aTATTACATGTTACAAAGACGAAATTCCAATGCAATATTAAAGTTACCTGATACTCAAAGTAATATTGATATCGCAACAAATGAACCCGCAGTCGGAGGTGTATATCTTAGATTATTTATAGCCAGTCCCGCGTGGGCTCTTAGGAAACCTAAGGAATTTTTAAGCGAACTTATGGATACGACGTTAGCCCTTATGTCCAAGGAGAAAACTGAT TCGGATATGTTGGAATTAACAACACAAGCGCTAGTAAATTTACTTCAAGCACAACCGAGTTTAGCAGATCAAGTTCCATCATTAGGACACATACCTAGACTATGCCGACAAATGGCAATGCAAAATAATCAACCATCTGTATATAAAACTGCGATATTAATACTTCATCAATTAGCAGCAAGCGAT ATTTGTATATCATCTATTTGTCAAACAGAATGTATAAGTCCACTGAAACATGCTATGCAATCTAGACGAGATATGATAGCAATAGCGTGCGAAACGCTGAATAGATTATTTTCGACTAACGAGGATAGACTTATAAAACAG GCATTGGACGCTGAAATGGTAccttatttgttaaatatactaGAAGGACGGTTGGACGTAATTGAAAACCCTGCAACTGCTAAAGCTCAAATAGTCAAGGCTTTAAAAGCAATGACCAGAAGCTTGTTGCTAGGTGAGAAAGTAAATGCGATACTAGAGAAGTCAAGTGTCTGGGCGGAATACAAAGATCAGCGACATGATCTGTTTATTTCTAATACAACTAATTCTGGTTACCTTACTG ctGGAACGCCGGTGTCTGCTGGTTATTTAACGGCTGGACCCAGTACCACATTAACCACCGGCCCACCCCCAGTCGACAAAGAAGATAgtttaattaatagaaatgatAGTATCTGA